CGTACTTGTTGTGCGTATAGTTATCCAAACCCGGCATCCAGGCTTTGGAAGCGGCTGCTTCTACGGATAGCCTGTCTGACCAGTGTTTCTTTACTTTCGCCACCAGCAGGTCTGATTTACCGGTACCTTCCATTCTGCCCCTGGAGATGGCGGCAAAGAACTGCTCACGGCCCCATTCCCGTGGAAACAGGAAGTGCCCTTCGCCACCTATGTGGAGGTAATTGAGCGACACGTTCCAAGTCCCGGTCTCGTAAGCTAGCTGACTGCCTACCAGCCACTGGTGCTGGTCCGGGAAATAGGCCAGTGCTTCTTCCGGGTTGCCCCCGTTGCCTGCCTGCACCTGGTACAGCCCCTCTATACCTGCTTTCACCCGTGGTGCAAGTTCTATGGTTGCTCGGCCGTAGCTGGTGTTTGCTACATTTTCGATCCAGTAATTCCATACTTCTGCATGGATGCCCGGCTGTGCTGCATCTAAATCAACCTGTAAGCCTGTTACAGCAACCCCTTTTGTGGAAGTGTGGTGCGCGTAACCAGACGAATTGCCTTGTTCATCCACACCTGCGGAAAACGTCCCGATGGACGCATCTGCTTTGAACCACTCCACGGTACTTCTGGGTGAGAAATGATCAAGCCAGGCCAGTGTCAGCAGCGCCTTCTCCCTTACCGGGAACTGGAAACTTATACCCTGAAAGGAGTAAGGCTTCATACGGGTATCCTGCGGGTTCATCAGGGGGGAAGTGAAGCTAAAACGGCCAGCCTTTGCGTGCAGCCAATCTGCTTTATACTCCAGATACAGCTCATCCAGGCGGTCCAGGTCGGCTTTGTTTTCCGGATCTTCCACATCAAAAAGCTCCAGCTCCAGCTTAGGGTGTTTACCTGTAACGGGATCCTGCTGTGCCATGTCGGAGGAGAATAAACTGTAGGTAAATAACCCGGCAAACCCTACTCTGAACCCATGGAACTGAGCTGTTTTATAGGCTATCTCCGCACCGATGGCATAGGCATAGTTATCAGATAGCTCGCGGTGGTTCCAGGTAGCCATAAAGTAATTCCGTACATGCCCGTGCACCGTACCTTTTGTGAAGAGCTCCTGCACGCTGTTTACCTGTAACGTGTCCGGTGGGTATGCTTCATGGTGTTTCTGGGCTGAAGCCGTACCCCAGCCCATACTGGCAGCCAGCATAGCCGCCAGGGTAAATCTGTTACGCATCGTGTTTGGTGTAAAAAAGATGTGCAGCCTGAGCTGCACCTATGAAGAGTAAGGAGACTAGTTAAGATGATAGGTCATCAAGGGCCGGATGCAGTGGTTGACCAGCGTTTCAGCGATACTGCCATAGAACAGGTGGCTGATGCCTTTTCTGCCATGCGTACCGATCAGCACCAGGTCCATTTCGGACACTTCATTGAAGCTGCGGACACCGGCCGGGACTTCGTAGTTATGGTGCAAGTGCAGTTCATAGTTCTGTAGGTTCAGCTGCTCGGCAAATACCTGCATGTTGTGTTTCAGTTGCTGGGTTTTAGCATCGTCTTCCTTGTCTATCACCTGCAACAGGTGTAGCCTGGCGTGAAAGAGCTGCTGCAGCATTTTAATGGTGGCCACACTTTTTTCTGGTTGCTTTGCAGCTTTGAAGTCTGCCACCCACAGCAGGTTTTGGAGCGGGGTGATGGATGCATTTCTATGGATGGTAATGACCGGGATGTTGGTGTGCCGGACCACATGCTGCGCTTCAGAGCCGGAAACTTTTTCCAGCCAGCCCTGGGCGCCTGCTGTGCCCATGATGATCAGGTCGATGCCATGCTCGTCAGCGTATGTTGCAAGCGATGTGGTTAATCCGCCGAAAACGATTTCCTTGGTGAAACTGAAGTCCACGTGCTGTTTCAGCGTTGTGAATTTCTGATCGGCCAGTTGTTCCTTTTTCTTTAAAGCGGCTTTGTCAAGGGTGTCAGATGAATCCACAGCACCCGCCCATTCAGCTGAGTTTACTTCAACGACGTGCACCAAGTGGGTGTTGATGGGCGTTTTGTCCATCAGAAAAGCCAGAAATTCAATGGCGCTGTAAGACACCGGAGTAAAGTCTACCGGCACCATGACGTTCAGTTTATCTTTCATTTGCGTAGTGGCTGTCAGCCGTTATGTTTATGATGTAAATTTTCTTAATCAGCTGTCTTCCTTTGAGCGACCATTCTGGTTACACAGCCTGCACCGTTATGGTAGGCCCCTTCGTTCAGCTGTATTTCTACTTCTTCCAGCTGTTGTATTATTAGGGATGCAAAGTCTGCCTGCAGCGTTTTGGCTGTATAGAGCATCCCTTCATCTTTAGGACCGCCGGAATGGTAGTTCAGTTGTTTCGGATGAAAAGCTTCCAGGATGAGGGAGCCACCGGGTTTGAGCCACTTGATCACCTGCTGGTGCAGCTGCTGGCGAAGCGCAGGCGGGAAGTGCACA
The nucleotide sequence above comes from Pontibacter akesuensis. Encoded proteins:
- a CDS encoding porin; amino-acid sequence: MRNRFTLAAMLAASMGWGTASAQKHHEAYPPDTLQVNSVQELFTKGTVHGHVRNYFMATWNHRELSDNYAYAIGAEIAYKTAQFHGFRVGFAGLFTYSLFSSDMAQQDPVTGKHPKLELELFDVEDPENKADLDRLDELYLEYKADWLHAKAGRFSFTSPLMNPQDTRMKPYSFQGISFQFPVREKALLTLAWLDHFSPRSTVEWFKADASIGTFSAGVDEQGNSSGYAHHTSTKGVAVTGLQVDLDAAQPGIHAEVWNYWIENVANTSYGRATIELAPRVKAGIEGLYQVQAGNGGNPEEALAYFPDQHQWLVGSQLAYETGTWNVSLNYLHIGGEGHFLFPREWGREQFFAAISRGRMEGTGKSDLLVAKVKKHWSDRLSVEAAASKAWMPGLDNYTHNKYGAVPYIGWLADLNYSPAKPVLKGLNFRLLYVGRTSPGTDLPLKAMYYTTNFHNLSFITQLNF
- a CDS encoding universal stress protein, with protein sequence MKDKLNVMVPVDFTPVSYSAIEFLAFLMDKTPINTHLVHVVEVNSAEWAGAVDSSDTLDKAALKKKEQLADQKFTTLKQHVDFSFTKEIVFGGLTTSLATYADEHGIDLIIMGTAGAQGWLEKVSGSEAQHVVRHTNIPVITIHRNASITPLQNLLWVADFKAAKQPEKSVATIKMLQQLFHARLHLLQVIDKEDDAKTQQLKHNMQVFAEQLNLQNYELHLHHNYEVPAGVRSFNEVSEMDLVLIGTHGRKGISHLFYGSIAETLVNHCIRPLMTYHLN